The following are from one region of the Bradyrhizobium septentrionale genome:
- a CDS encoding GNAT family N-acetyltransferase, with protein sequence MPKISVERTVTQTKKAVLGGLLRYNNEKMGKQKYKRFAISLRQGDKIVGGIVGEVWTAVLFIQLFWMEQKFRNKGFGAKLIKAIEDEARRFGATHAYVDTMSFQAPGFYRANGYKEFGSIEGYPGGVTRHWLTKSL encoded by the coding sequence ATGCCGAAAATCTCCGTCGAGCGCACAGTTACACAGACGAAGAAGGCGGTGCTCGGCGGATTGCTCCGCTACAACAACGAGAAGATGGGGAAGCAGAAGTACAAGCGCTTCGCCATCTCGCTGCGGCAAGGCGACAAGATCGTCGGCGGCATCGTCGGCGAGGTCTGGACCGCGGTGTTGTTCATCCAGTTGTTCTGGATGGAGCAGAAGTTTCGCAACAAGGGCTTTGGCGCGAAGCTGATCAAGGCGATCGAGGACGAGGCGCGGCGCTTCGGAGCGACGCACGCCTATGTGGATACGATGAGCTTCCAGGCGCCGGGTTTCTACCGCGCCAACGGATATAAAGAGTTCGGTTCGATTGAGGGGTATCCCGGCGGCGTCACGCGCCACTGGCTTACGAAATCACTATGA
- the cobT gene encoding cobaltochelatase subunit CobT, translating into MTTSNIKFRPGSKEAPTEPFKRSVSACLKAIAKKPELEVSFAAERPGLAPGKARLPEPARKMTKRDAAIVRGHADSIALKIACHDPKVHRKLMPGNPQARGVFEAVEQARVEAIGSRRMSGVAKNLTAMLDDHFHRGKYDEITDRADAPLSDALAMLVRERLTGMAPPAAAKKMVDLWRPTLEDKIGSRLDKLSRFAEDQAKFGDLVHDLLSALDLGDDRNMDSDDDDDQDENQDGESDQSGSEGSPDSDAAQEMSADQAQTTAEEMSESAMESAQASTSDTFDDGELGDDETPGEATRPNSRGQNEPRGPEYHAFAPKFDEVIAAEDLCDHDELERLRSYLDKQLAHLQGIVARLANRLQRRLMAQQNRAWEFDLEEGILDPARLSRVVTDPYHPLSFMHEKEATFRDTVVTLLLDNSGSMRGRPITVAATCADILARTLERCGVKVEILGFTTRAWKGGQSREAWLAAGKPANPGRLNDLRHIIYKSADAPWRRARKNLGLMMREGLLKENIDGEALDWAHKRLLARPEQRRILMMISDGAPVDDSTLSVNPGNYLERHLRHIIDEIETRSPVELIAIGIGHDVTRYYRRAVTIVDAEELGGAITEKLAELFSETHGSAPAQGTRRRLHS; encoded by the coding sequence ATGACAACCTCCAACATCAAATTCCGTCCCGGGTCGAAGGAAGCGCCGACCGAGCCGTTCAAGCGCTCGGTATCGGCGTGCCTGAAGGCGATCGCCAAGAAGCCGGAGCTCGAGGTCAGCTTCGCCGCCGAACGTCCCGGCCTTGCGCCCGGCAAGGCGCGGCTGCCGGAGCCGGCGCGCAAGATGACCAAGCGCGATGCGGCAATCGTGCGCGGCCATGCCGATTCGATCGCGCTGAAGATCGCCTGTCACGATCCCAAGGTGCATCGCAAGCTGATGCCGGGCAATCCGCAGGCGCGCGGCGTGTTCGAGGCGGTCGAGCAGGCGCGCGTCGAGGCGATCGGCTCGCGACGGATGTCAGGTGTTGCCAAGAACCTGACCGCGATGCTCGACGATCATTTCCACCGCGGCAAGTATGACGAGATCACCGACCGTGCCGATGCGCCGCTGTCGGATGCGCTGGCGATGCTGGTGCGCGAGCGCCTGACCGGCATGGCGCCGCCTGCGGCCGCCAAGAAGATGGTCGATCTCTGGCGTCCGACGCTGGAGGACAAGATCGGCTCGCGGCTGGACAAGCTCAGCCGTTTCGCCGAGGACCAGGCCAAGTTCGGCGACCTCGTCCATGATCTGCTGTCGGCGCTCGACCTCGGCGACGACCGCAACATGGATTCCGACGATGACGACGATCAGGACGAGAACCAGGACGGCGAGAGCGATCAGTCCGGCTCCGAGGGGTCGCCCGATTCCGACGCCGCGCAGGAGATGAGCGCCGACCAGGCGCAGACCACGGCAGAAGAGATGAGCGAAAGCGCGATGGAGAGCGCGCAGGCCTCCACCAGCGATACGTTCGACGACGGCGAGCTCGGCGACGACGAGACGCCGGGCGAGGCGACGCGGCCGAATTCGCGCGGCCAGAACGAGCCGCGCGGTCCGGAATATCATGCGTTTGCGCCGAAATTCGACGAGGTGATTGCGGCCGAGGATCTCTGCGATCATGACGAGCTGGAGCGGCTGCGCTCCTATCTCGACAAGCAGCTCGCGCACCTGCAGGGCATCGTGGCGCGGCTTGCCAACCGGCTGCAGCGCCGCCTGATGGCGCAGCAGAATCGCGCCTGGGAGTTCGATCTCGAAGAGGGCATCCTCGACCCGGCGCGGCTGTCGCGCGTCGTCACCGATCCCTATCATCCGCTGTCCTTCATGCATGAGAAGGAGGCGACCTTCCGCGACACCGTGGTGACGCTGCTGCTGGATAATTCCGGCTCGATGCGCGGCCGTCCGATCACGGTCGCCGCGACCTGCGCCGACATCCTGGCGCGTACGCTGGAGCGTTGCGGCGTCAAGGTCGAGATCTTGGGCTTCACCACCCGCGCCTGGAAGGGCGGGCAGTCGCGCGAGGCGTGGCTTGCCGCCGGCAAGCCGGCCAATCCCGGCCGTCTCAACGATCTGCGCCACATCATCTACAAGTCGGCCGACGCGCCGTGGCGTCGCGCGCGGAAAAATCTCGGCCTGATGATGCGCGAGGGTCTGCTCAAGGAGAACATCGACGGCGAGGCGCTCGACTGGGCGCACAAGCGCCTGCTGGCGCGTCCCGAGCAGCGCCGCATCCTGATGATGATCTCCGATGGTGCTCCGGTCGACGATTCCACGCTGTCGGTCAATCCGGGCAACTATCTGGAGCGGCACCTGCGTCACATCATCGACGAGATCGAGACCCGCTCGCCGGTCGAGCTGATCGCGATCGGCATCGGTCACGACGTGACGCGCTACTATCGCCGCGCCGTCACCATCGTGGACGCCGAAGAACTCGGTGGCGCCATCACCGAAAAGCTCGCCGAACTGTTCAGCGAGACCCATGGCTCGGCGCCCGCCCAAGGCACCCGGCGCCGCCTCCACTCGTGA
- a CDS encoding esterase-like activity of phytase family protein, which translates to MRSYLSRRRFLRDMAAGLSAAALPRLAQAQSATEPPLTPGPSGRLGRHRVDEPVAVEVNARPLPSFDIRDRARTRFGALEYRSGLILTSSFFGFGGLSALRLDPKGERFIAVSDQGSWFTGRIVYRGREMVGLEDVEAAPLLGADGRPITATRGWYDSESLALDGSFAYVGLERVNQVLRYDFSKGFTRSRGEVVPLPPAARKLPTNKGLEALVFVPKVMPNGQPLAGTLIAFSERGLDANGNLIAFLVGGKTPGQFSVRRTENFDISDAVLLPSGALLILERKFSWLGGVGIRIRRLALSEIAPGALVDGPAIFNADLGNEIDNMEGIDAHVTAEGETVLTMISDDNFSLIQRNLLLQFTLVDD; encoded by the coding sequence ATGCGCTCATACCTTAGCCGCCGCCGTTTCCTTCGAGATATGGCGGCGGGACTGTCGGCGGCCGCGCTGCCGCGTCTCGCCCAGGCACAGAGCGCCACCGAGCCGCCGCTGACGCCGGGACCGTCCGGCAGGCTGGGCCGTCACCGCGTGGACGAACCTGTCGCGGTCGAGGTCAATGCGCGGCCGCTGCCGTCGTTCGACATCCGCGATCGTGCGCGCACGCGGTTCGGCGCGCTGGAATATCGCAGCGGCCTGATCCTGACCTCGTCATTCTTCGGCTTCGGCGGCCTCTCCGCATTGCGGCTCGATCCCAAAGGCGAGCGCTTCATCGCGGTCAGCGACCAGGGCAGCTGGTTCACCGGCCGCATCGTCTATCGCGGCCGGGAGATGGTCGGGCTCGAGGATGTCGAGGCGGCGCCGCTGCTAGGGGCCGACGGCAGACCGATCACCGCCACCCGCGGCTGGTATGATTCGGAATCGCTCGCGCTCGACGGCTCGTTCGCCTATGTCGGGCTCGAGCGGGTCAACCAGGTGCTGCGCTACGATTTTTCGAAGGGCTTTACCCGGTCGCGCGGCGAGGTGGTGCCGCTGCCGCCGGCGGCGCGCAAGCTGCCCACCAACAAGGGCCTGGAGGCGCTGGTCTTCGTGCCCAAGGTGATGCCCAACGGCCAGCCGCTGGCCGGCACGCTGATCGCGTTCTCGGAGCGCGGGCTCGATGCCAACGGCAATCTCATCGCCTTCCTGGTCGGCGGCAAGACCCCGGGCCAGTTCAGCGTGCGCCGCACCGAGAATTTCGACATCAGCGACGCGGTCCTGCTGCCGTCAGGCGCTCTGTTGATCCTGGAACGGAAGTTCTCCTGGCTCGGCGGCGTCGGCATCCGCATCCGCCGCCTAGCGCTGTCCGAGATCGCGCCCGGCGCGCTCGTCGATGGCCCGGCGATCTTCAACGCCGATCTCGGCAACGAGATCGATAACATGGAAGGCATCGACGCCCATGTCACCGCGGAGGGCGAGACCGTGCTGACCATGATCTCGGACGACAATTTCTCGCTGATCCAGCGCAATCTGCTGCTGCAATTCACCCTGGTGGACGACTGA
- a CDS encoding NADH:flavin oxidoreductase/NADH oxidase: MSTLFSPIELRGLKLSNRIMVAPMCQYSAIDGSANDWHFTHINMLALSGAAMFCIEATHVEDIGRITPGCLGLYSDANEAALKPILASVRKHSKAAVAMQLAHAGRKASSQRPWEGGQLIPIAEGGWQTMAPSAVPHKDGEAAPVALDDAGLKRIREAFVASAKRADRLGIDAIELHSAHGYLLHQFLSPLANKRTDRYGGSLENRMRFPLEVFDAVRAVFPDRKPVGVRVSATDWVEGGWDVAQTIEFTKELKKRGVDWMDVSSGGVSALQKIPLAPGYQVPAAQAVREATGVTTMAVGLITEAKQAEEIVASGKADMVALARGMLYDPRWGWHAAAELGGEVNAPPQYWRSQPSTQKALFGKTTFGAR; the protein is encoded by the coding sequence ATGAGCACCCTGTTTTCACCGATCGAACTGCGCGGCCTGAAACTCTCCAATCGCATCATGGTCGCGCCGATGTGCCAATATTCGGCGATCGACGGCTCCGCCAACGACTGGCACTTCACCCATATCAACATGCTGGCGCTGTCGGGCGCCGCAATGTTCTGCATTGAAGCGACCCATGTCGAGGATATCGGGCGGATCACGCCGGGCTGTCTCGGCCTTTACAGCGACGCTAACGAGGCGGCACTGAAGCCGATCCTGGCCTCGGTGCGCAAGCATTCGAAGGCGGCGGTCGCGATGCAGCTCGCCCATGCCGGCCGCAAGGCCTCGAGCCAGCGGCCTTGGGAAGGCGGGCAGTTGATCCCGATTGCCGAGGGTGGCTGGCAGACGATGGCGCCGTCGGCGGTGCCGCACAAGGATGGCGAGGCCGCGCCGGTCGCGCTCGACGATGCCGGGCTGAAGCGGATCCGCGAGGCTTTCGTCGCCTCAGCAAAACGTGCCGACCGGCTCGGCATCGACGCGATCGAGCTGCACAGCGCGCACGGCTATCTCTTGCACCAGTTCCTGTCGCCGCTCGCCAACAAGCGCACCGATCGCTACGGCGGCTCTCTCGAGAACCGGATGCGTTTCCCGCTGGAAGTGTTCGATGCGGTGCGCGCCGTGTTTCCCGATCGCAAGCCGGTCGGCGTCCGGGTCTCGGCGACTGATTGGGTCGAGGGCGGCTGGGACGTCGCGCAGACCATCGAGTTCACCAAGGAGCTGAAGAAGCGCGGGGTCGACTGGATGGACGTCTCCTCCGGCGGAGTCTCGGCGCTGCAGAAGATCCCGCTCGCACCCGGCTACCAGGTGCCGGCAGCGCAGGCGGTGCGGGAGGCGACCGGCGTCACCACGATGGCGGTCGGCCTGATCACGGAAGCGAAGCAGGCGGAAGAGATCGTCGCCTCAGGGAAGGCCGACATGGTCGCGCTCGCCCGCGGCATGCTCTACGACCCGCGCTGGGGCTGGCACGCCGCCGCCGAGCTCGGCGGCGAGGTGAACGCGCCGCCGCAATACTGGCGCTCGCAGCCCTCGACGCAGAAGGCACTGTTCGGCAAGACCACGTTCGGGGCGCGCTGA
- a CDS encoding FAD-dependent monooxygenase, protein MTRERTDVVVVGAGPTGLLLAIELTLGGADVVVIERLTEPDQTIKAGAIGALAGEALERRGLADAMDAVERAMAESMSTLMKGADARTELPFKKFGGHFSGIFLIDQTRQHEPDRRLRGVNQQALEKMLSERARALEIEIRRGCELIDFRDHGDGVMARTRGASGEIALHAAYLVGCDGGRSAVRKRAGFDFPGTDPTLTGHQAIVDLDHPDRLLPVGWRRTPVGMMAYGPIPGRVFLAEFDGPPADRSAPVTREEIESTLRRISGADVRVTAVRTATRFTDNARQATDYRKGRILLVGDAAHVHSPFGGQGLNLGLLDAVNLGWKLAAVVCDRMPDSLLDSYTEERHPIAAKVLANTRAQVALMRPDVMTDALRDIVAELMSLDEGTRYFGEMISGIKIRYDLGSDHPLVGRLAGNLALGDDGAETTLFDQMEDGRAVLIDATGGAASAIAARWDVLVRCVPRRDALGCSGPSLLIRPDACIAWAADDADTTGLDAALVRWFGPATH, encoded by the coding sequence GTGACGCGTGAACGAACGGATGTGGTGGTGGTCGGCGCCGGGCCGACCGGACTGCTGCTGGCGATCGAGTTGACCCTGGGCGGCGCCGACGTGGTCGTCATCGAGCGGCTGACCGAGCCCGACCAGACCATCAAGGCCGGCGCGATCGGCGCCCTCGCAGGCGAAGCACTGGAGCGCCGCGGTCTTGCGGATGCAATGGATGCGGTCGAGCGCGCGATGGCGGAGAGTATGTCGACGCTCATGAAGGGCGCGGACGCCCGGACCGAACTGCCGTTCAAGAAATTCGGCGGTCACTTCTCCGGCATCTTCCTGATCGACCAGACACGGCAGCACGAGCCGGACCGGCGGCTGCGCGGCGTGAACCAGCAAGCCCTGGAGAAGATGCTGAGCGAACGTGCCCGCGCACTCGAGATCGAGATCAGGCGCGGCTGCGAGCTGATCGATTTCAGGGATCACGGAGACGGCGTCATGGCGCGGACGCGCGGCGCCTCCGGCGAGATCGCGCTGCACGCGGCCTATCTCGTCGGCTGCGACGGCGGGCGCAGCGCGGTGCGCAAGCGCGCGGGCTTCGACTTCCCCGGCACCGACCCAACCCTCACCGGGCACCAGGCCATCGTCGACCTCGATCATCCGGATCGGCTGCTGCCGGTCGGCTGGCGGCGAACGCCTGTCGGCATGATGGCATATGGGCCGATTCCCGGTCGGGTGTTCCTCGCCGAGTTCGACGGACCGCCGGCCGATCGCAGCGCGCCCGTGACGCGCGAGGAGATCGAGAGCACCCTGCGCCGGATCAGCGGCGCCGACGTCCGCGTCACCGCCGTCAGGACCGCCACGCGCTTCACCGACAATGCGCGGCAGGCCACCGACTATCGTAAGGGACGTATCCTGTTGGTGGGCGACGCCGCGCATGTGCACTCGCCGTTCGGCGGGCAAGGCTTGAATCTCGGCCTGCTCGATGCAGTCAACCTCGGCTGGAAGCTTGCGGCGGTTGTCTGCGATCGCATGCCGGACAGCCTGCTCGACAGCTACACGGAGGAGCGGCATCCGATCGCGGCGAAGGTGCTCGCCAACACCCGCGCCCAGGTCGCCTTGATGCGGCCGGACGTCATGACCGACGCCTTGCGCGACATCGTCGCGGAGCTGATGAGCCTCGACGAGGGCACCCGCTACTTCGGCGAAATGATCAGCGGCATCAAGATCCGCTACGACCTCGGCAGCGATCATCCACTGGTCGGCCGGCTCGCCGGCAATCTCGCGCTCGGCGACGACGGCGCCGAAACGACGCTGTTCGATCAGATGGAGGACGGCAGGGCCGTGCTGATCGACGCAACGGGCGGCGCCGCGTCGGCGATCGCAGCCCGTTGGGATGTCCTCGTCCGATGCGTGCCAAGACGTGACGCGTTAGGATGCAGCGGCCCTTCGCTGCTGATCCGTCCGGATGCCTGCATCGCCTGGGCGGCCGACGACGCCGATACGACGGGCCTCGACGCCGCACTGGTGCGCTGGTTCGGGCCCGCCACGCATTGA
- a CDS encoding TetR/AcrR family transcriptional regulator has product MSNRDGLRERKKEATRQAISDVATELFLERGFDNVSVAEIAEAAEVSRMTVFNYFPRKEDLFFDREEESRQILKAAFAERAPGEAPLVTLRKLVQSLADRAHPFAKFTDATAKFWRTVAESPALAARAREMRDEFIDDLATVLAGAIKRPLADADARLAASMVVTAITVAYAEGLRAQKARRSAASSREAFQRIMERSFSGIAAMLKDTPYA; this is encoded by the coding sequence ATGTCAAATCGGGACGGATTGCGGGAGCGGAAGAAGGAGGCGACGCGTCAGGCGATCTCGGACGTCGCCACCGAGCTGTTTTTGGAACGCGGCTTCGACAATGTTTCGGTGGCCGAAATTGCCGAGGCCGCCGAGGTCTCCCGGATGACGGTGTTCAATTACTTCCCGCGCAAGGAGGATCTGTTCTTCGACCGCGAAGAGGAAAGCCGCCAGATTCTGAAGGCCGCGTTTGCCGAGCGAGCGCCCGGCGAGGCGCCGCTCGTGACCCTGCGCAAGCTGGTGCAGAGCCTGGCGGATCGCGCGCATCCGTTCGCGAAATTCACCGATGCAACGGCGAAATTCTGGCGCACCGTCGCAGAGAGCCCGGCGCTCGCGGCGCGGGCGCGCGAGATGCGTGACGAGTTCATCGATGATCTCGCAACCGTGCTGGCGGGCGCGATCAAGCGGCCGCTCGCCGACGCCGATGCCCGGCTCGCCGCTTCGATGGTGGTGACGGCAATCACCGTCGCCTATGCGGAAGGGCTGCGCGCGCAGAAGGCCCGCAGATCGGCCGCGTCGTCGCGCGAGGCCTTTCAGCGGATCATGGAGCGAAGCTTTTCGGGGATCGCGGCCATGCTGAAGGATACGCCCTACGCATAA
- a CDS encoding LLM class flavin-dependent oxidoreductase has protein sequence MELGYFAMPSHPPECGLKEGHDWDLQVLRWLDELGYQEAWIGEHHTAPWERHPSPDLLVAQALLQTKNLRIGPGGFLLPYHHPAELANRVAMLDHISNGRLNFGVAASGLPSDWAMFNVDGMSGQNRDMTREALEIILKMWTEPAPWTHKGKFWTVTKPDTMFDFLKPHIKPQQAPHPPIGVAGLSKNSDTLKLAGERGFIPMSLNLNPAYVGSHWDSVEAGAAKTGRKPSRKDWRMVREVFVADTDAEAWRLSTGDMMGRMMGEYFLPLLGHFGFKDYLKASPDVPDSDVTVEYCARNNWIVGSPATVTEKIEKIYQEVGGFGVLLVFGFDYKHKPEAWHNSLRLLKQEVLPRLKHLDASVGRAA, from the coding sequence ATGGAACTCGGATACTTCGCGATGCCGTCGCATCCGCCAGAGTGCGGATTGAAGGAGGGCCACGACTGGGACCTGCAAGTGCTGCGCTGGCTGGACGAGCTCGGCTACCAGGAGGCCTGGATCGGCGAGCATCACACCGCGCCCTGGGAGCGGCACCCGTCGCCTGATCTGCTGGTCGCGCAGGCGCTGCTGCAGACCAAGAATCTGCGGATCGGCCCTGGCGGTTTCCTCCTGCCGTATCATCACCCGGCCGAACTCGCGAACCGCGTTGCGATGCTCGATCACATCTCGAACGGGCGATTGAACTTCGGCGTCGCGGCTAGCGGTCTGCCGAGCGACTGGGCGATGTTCAATGTCGACGGCATGTCCGGCCAGAACCGCGACATGACCCGCGAAGCGCTCGAGATCATCCTGAAAATGTGGACCGAGCCGGCGCCGTGGACCCACAAGGGCAAGTTCTGGACGGTGACCAAGCCGGACACGATGTTCGATTTCCTCAAACCCCACATCAAGCCGCAGCAAGCGCCGCATCCGCCGATCGGCGTTGCGGGCCTGTCGAAGAACTCGGACACGCTGAAGCTCGCCGGTGAGCGCGGCTTCATTCCGATGAGCCTCAATCTCAATCCTGCTTATGTCGGCAGCCATTGGGACTCAGTGGAAGCCGGTGCCGCCAAGACCGGCCGCAAGCCGAGCCGCAAGGACTGGCGCATGGTGCGTGAGGTGTTCGTCGCCGACACCGATGCGGAGGCGTGGCGGCTGTCGACCGGCGACATGATGGGCCGGATGATGGGTGAGTATTTTCTCCCCTTGCTCGGTCACTTCGGTTTCAAGGATTATTTGAAAGCCTCGCCCGACGTGCCTGACAGCGATGTCACCGTCGAATATTGCGCCCGCAACAACTGGATCGTCGGTTCGCCCGCGACCGTCACCGAGAAGATCGAGAAGATCTACCAGGAGGTCGGCGGCTTCGGCGTGCTGCTGGTGTTCGGCTTCGACTACAAGCACAAGCCCGAGGCCTGGCACAATTCGCTGCGGCTGTTGAAGCAGGAGGTGTTGCCGCGGCTGAAGCATCTCGACGCCTCGGTCGGCCGCGCGGCGTAG
- a CDS encoding phospholipase D-like domain-containing protein, whose protein sequence is MISTIQAFPTTDGIFVVWEVATMIPGCLGFALYRQQQGKAATVVDTWVGFEDQVQGHKSGEHRPSTEWPVQKTNWTDFLAPVDAPVRYGVVPVLKDGDTKVKPAYNGPSTWTDYVSATPSGPLKPWFNRGTISAQWLSRAIGTAPKASQTLEKAISTKGNKIRDFLKGQLGARLLALLADAKKDKRDVYLALYELNDPELIAALTALKGKAHVVLGNSTGKSDATAKDTEKNAGVLKKAGVDIVRRKIAPSRYAHNKFAVFCDGAQTPKAVWTGSTNWTRTGLCTQNNNGLEITDDKIAAAYHDHWKLIYADGSKSPKALAVAGDKEWPFTIGPSKVSVWFTPTTKSGDLKEATKMIEDTEHGAVCLMLNPGNKGLLGPILEKAQDKKLYVRGGLNNFPAQGKDSPKDQLQLLAGDGQQQVFKGKQIADVIRPAGIDKTADWWEHEIKDTGKFMIAVHSKVIVLDPAGKNPVVMTGSHNFSDRASTKNDDNLVIIRGDSQLALTYAARIVSIYGQYRWQAWRNTPEGQKDKGLKRSDAWLSNRIGKGWAETETRFWLGMT, encoded by the coding sequence ATGATTTCCACAATTCAGGCGTTTCCGACCACCGACGGTATCTTCGTGGTTTGGGAAGTCGCGACAATGATTCCGGGCTGCCTCGGCTTCGCGCTGTATCGCCAGCAGCAGGGCAAGGCCGCGACGGTGGTCGACACCTGGGTCGGGTTCGAGGATCAGGTGCAGGGCCACAAGTCCGGCGAGCATCGGCCGAGCACCGAATGGCCGGTGCAGAAGACCAACTGGACCGATTTCCTGGCACCCGTCGACGCACCGGTCCGCTACGGCGTGGTGCCCGTCCTCAAGGACGGCGATACCAAGGTAAAGCCTGCGTACAATGGACCATCGACATGGACCGACTACGTCTCCGCCACGCCGTCAGGTCCGCTGAAGCCATGGTTCAACCGCGGCACGATATCGGCGCAATGGCTGTCGCGCGCGATTGGTACCGCGCCCAAGGCCTCCCAGACGCTGGAGAAGGCGATCTCGACCAAGGGCAACAAGATTCGCGACTTCCTCAAGGGACAGCTTGGCGCCCGCCTGCTCGCACTGTTGGCCGATGCCAAAAAGGACAAGCGCGACGTCTATCTCGCGCTTTACGAGCTCAACGATCCCGAACTGATCGCGGCGCTGACCGCGCTGAAGGGCAAGGCCCATGTCGTGCTCGGCAACAGTACCGGCAAGTCCGACGCCACGGCAAAGGACACCGAGAAGAACGCCGGCGTGCTGAAGAAGGCCGGCGTCGACATCGTTCGCCGCAAGATCGCGCCGAGCCGCTATGCGCACAACAAGTTCGCGGTGTTCTGCGACGGCGCGCAGACACCGAAGGCAGTCTGGACCGGCAGCACCAACTGGACGCGCACCGGACTGTGCACCCAGAACAACAACGGGCTGGAGATCACCGACGACAAGATCGCCGCGGCCTATCACGACCATTGGAAGCTGATCTACGCCGACGGCAGCAAGTCGCCGAAGGCGCTGGCGGTGGCCGGCGATAAGGAATGGCCGTTCACGATCGGCCCATCGAAGGTCAGCGTCTGGTTCACGCCGACCACCAAGAGCGGCGATCTCAAGGAAGCCACCAAGATGATCGAGGACACCGAGCATGGCGCGGTGTGCCTGATGCTCAATCCCGGCAACAAGGGCCTGCTCGGCCCGATCCTGGAGAAGGCGCAGGACAAGAAGCTCTATGTCCGCGGCGGACTCAACAATTTCCCGGCACAGGGCAAGGACAGCCCGAAGGATCAGCTGCAGCTGCTCGCCGGCGACGGCCAGCAGCAGGTGTTCAAGGGCAAGCAGATCGCCGACGTGATCCGGCCCGCCGGCATCGACAAAACCGCCGACTGGTGGGAGCACGAGATCAAGGACACCGGAAAATTCATGATCGCCGTGCACAGCAAGGTGATCGTGCTGGATCCGGCCGGCAAGAACCCGGTGGTCATGACCGGCTCGCACAATTTCTCTGACCGCGCCAGCACCAAGAACGACGACAATCTCGTCATCATCAGAGGCGATTCGCAGCTCGCGCTAACTTACGCCGCGCGCATCGTCAGCATCTACGGCCAGTATCGGTGGCAGGCCTGGCGCAACACGCCGGAGGGCCAGAAGGACAAGGGGCTGAAGCGCAGCGATGCCTGGCTGAGCAACCGCATCGGCAAGGGCTGGGCGGAAACCGAGACGCGGTTCTGGCTCGGCATGACCTGA